From one Streptomyces spiramyceticus genomic stretch:
- the pdxS gene encoding pyridoxal 5'-phosphate synthase lyase subunit PdxS, with protein MSSTSTTQAPETGTARVKRGMAEQLKGGVIMDVVNAEQAKIAEDAGAVAVMALERVPADIRKDGGVARMSDPNMIEEIIEAVSIPVMAKSRIGHFVEAQVLQSLGVDYIDESEVLTPADEVNHSDKWAFTTPFVCGATNLGEALRRIAEGAAMIRSKGEAGTGNVVEAVRHLRQIKNEIARLRGYDNNELYAAAKELRAPYELVKEVSELGKLPVVLFSAGGVATPADAALMRQLGAEGVFVGSGIFKSGDPAARAAAIVKATTFYDDPKIIADASRNLGEAMVGINCDTLPESERYANRGW; from the coding sequence GTGTCCAGCACCAGCACCACCCAGGCCCCCGAGACCGGCACCGCACGCGTCAAGCGCGGCATGGCTGAGCAGCTCAAGGGCGGCGTCATCATGGATGTCGTCAACGCCGAGCAGGCGAAGATCGCCGAAGACGCCGGCGCCGTGGCCGTGATGGCGCTGGAGCGCGTGCCGGCCGACATCCGCAAGGACGGCGGCGTGGCCCGGATGTCCGACCCGAACATGATCGAAGAGATCATCGAGGCCGTGTCGATCCCGGTGATGGCGAAGTCCCGGATCGGCCACTTCGTCGAGGCCCAGGTCCTCCAGTCCCTCGGCGTCGACTACATCGACGAGTCCGAGGTCCTGACCCCGGCCGACGAGGTCAACCACTCCGACAAGTGGGCGTTCACCACCCCCTTCGTCTGTGGCGCCACCAACCTGGGTGAGGCCCTTCGCCGTATTGCGGAGGGCGCGGCCATGATCCGCTCCAAGGGCGAGGCCGGCACCGGCAACGTCGTCGAGGCCGTCCGTCACCTGCGCCAGATCAAGAACGAGATCGCCCGCCTGCGCGGCTACGACAACAACGAGCTGTACGCCGCCGCCAAGGAGCTCCGCGCCCCGTACGAGCTGGTCAAGGAGGTCTCCGAGCTGGGCAAGCTGCCCGTGGTCCTCTTCTCCGCAGGCGGCGTCGCCACCCCCGCCGACGCCGCGCTGATGCGTCAGCTCGGTGCCGAGGGCGTCTTCGTCGGCTCCGGCATCTTCAAGTCCGGCGACCCGGCCGCTCGCGCCGCCGCCATCGTGAAGGCCACCACCTTCTACGACGACCCGAAGATCATCGCGGACGCTTCGCGCAACCTGGGTGAGGCCATGGTCGGCATCAACTGCGACACCCTCCCCGAGTCCGAGCGCTACGCCAACCGCGGCTGGTAG
- a CDS encoding glycosyltransferase family 4 protein produces MKIGIVCPYSWDVPGGVQFHIRDLAEHLIGLGHKVSVLAPSDDETPLPPYVVSAGRAVPVPYNGSVARLNFGFLSAARVRRWLHDGTFDVIHIHEPTAPSLGLLTCWAAQGPIVATFHTSNPKSRAMIAAYPILQPALEKISARIAVSEYARRTLVEHLGGDAVVIPNGVDVDFFAKAEAKPEWQGQTIGFVGRIDEPRKGLPVLMRALPKILAERPDTRLLVAGRGDEQEAVASLPKEMRRRVEFLGMVSDEDKARLLRSVDLYVAPNTGGESFGIILVEAMSAGAAVLASDLDAFAQVLDQGAAGELFANEDADALASAAVRLLADPERLAELRERGSAHVRRFDWSTVAADILAVYETVTDGAASVAADDRSGLRARFGLAARG; encoded by the coding sequence GTGAAGATCGGCATTGTCTGCCCCTACTCGTGGGACGTGCCCGGCGGCGTCCAGTTCCACATCCGCGACCTGGCCGAGCATCTGATCGGGCTCGGCCACAAGGTCTCCGTCCTGGCCCCCTCCGACGACGAGACCCCGCTGCCGCCGTACGTCGTCTCCGCCGGGCGGGCCGTTCCCGTCCCGTACAACGGCTCGGTCGCGCGCCTCAACTTCGGCTTCCTCTCGGCCGCCCGCGTCCGGCGCTGGCTGCACGACGGCACCTTCGACGTGATCCACATCCACGAGCCGACCGCGCCCTCGCTGGGCCTGCTGACCTGCTGGGCCGCGCAGGGGCCGATCGTCGCGACGTTCCACACCTCGAACCCGAAGTCCCGGGCGATGATCGCTGCGTACCCGATCCTGCAGCCGGCGCTGGAGAAAATAAGCGCCCGCATCGCGGTGAGCGAGTACGCGCGCCGGACCCTGGTGGAACATCTGGGCGGCGACGCCGTCGTCATCCCCAACGGGGTCGACGTCGACTTCTTCGCGAAGGCCGAGGCCAAGCCCGAGTGGCAGGGGCAGACCATCGGCTTCGTCGGGCGCATCGACGAGCCCCGCAAGGGCCTGCCCGTCCTCATGCGGGCCCTCCCTAAGATCCTGGCCGAGCGCCCGGACACGCGGCTCCTGGTCGCGGGGCGCGGCGACGAGCAGGAGGCCGTCGCCTCGCTGCCCAAGGAGATGCGCCGCCGGGTCGAATTCCTCGGCATGGTCAGCGACGAGGACAAGGCGCGGCTGCTTCGCAGCGTCGACCTGTACGTCGCGCCCAACACCGGCGGCGAGAGCTTCGGCATCATCCTGGTCGAGGCGATGTCGGCGGGCGCGGCGGTGCTGGCCAGCGACCTCGACGCCTTCGCCCAGGTCCTGGACCAGGGTGCGGCGGGCGAGCTCTTCGCCAACGAGGACGCCGACGCGCTGGCCTCGGCGGCGGTACGGCTGCTGGCGGATCCGGAGCGGCTGGCGGAGCTGCGGGAGCGGGGGAGTGCGCACGTACGCCGGTTCGACTGGTCGACGGTCGCTGCGGACATCCTGGCGGTGTACGAGACGGTGACCGACGGCGCGGCTTCGGTGGCCGCGGACGACCGGTCGGGCCTCCGCGCCCGCTTCGGCCTGGCGGCACGCGGCTGA
- a CDS encoding phosphatidylinositol mannoside acyltransferase: MSGGRERLTDALYGLGWGTVKKLPEPVSVALGRTIADAVWKRRGKSVLRLESNLARVVPDAGPERLSELSKAGMRSYMRYWMESFRLPAWSAERVKSGVEVKDIDRLTEGLAEGRGVVLALPHLANWDLAGAWVTTKLGVPFTTVAERLKPETLYDRFVAYRESLGMEVLPHNGGSAFGTLARRLRDGGLVCLVADRDLSASGVEVEFFHETARMPAGPALLAQQTGALLLPATLSYDGSLLRGRIHPPVEVPETGTRNEKTSVMTQALADAFATGIAEHPEDWHMLQRLWLADLEPRQESS, from the coding sequence GTGAGCGGTGGCAGGGAACGGCTGACCGACGCCCTGTACGGCCTCGGCTGGGGCACGGTCAAGAAGCTGCCCGAGCCGGTGTCCGTCGCCCTCGGGCGCACCATCGCCGACGCGGTGTGGAAGCGGCGCGGCAAGAGCGTGCTGCGGCTGGAGTCAAACCTCGCCCGGGTGGTGCCGGACGCGGGCCCCGAGCGCCTCTCAGAGCTCTCCAAGGCCGGTATGCGCTCGTACATGCGCTACTGGATGGAATCCTTCCGGCTTCCCGCCTGGAGCGCTGAGCGGGTGAAGAGCGGCGTCGAGGTCAAAGACATAGACCGGCTGACGGAGGGCCTCGCCGAGGGACGGGGCGTCGTGCTCGCGCTGCCGCACCTGGCCAACTGGGACCTCGCCGGCGCGTGGGTCACCACCAAGCTCGGCGTCCCCTTCACGACCGTCGCCGAGCGGCTCAAGCCCGAGACGCTGTACGACCGGTTCGTCGCGTACCGCGAGAGCCTCGGTATGGAGGTCCTGCCGCACAACGGCGGCAGCGCCTTCGGGACGCTGGCGCGGCGGCTGCGCGACGGCGGTCTCGTCTGCCTGGTCGCCGACCGCGACCTGTCGGCTTCGGGCGTCGAGGTCGAGTTCTTCCACGAGACGGCGCGGATGCCCGCCGGGCCTGCGCTGCTGGCGCAGCAGACAGGGGCGCTGCTGCTGCCTGCGACCCTGTCGTACGACGGATCCTTGCTGCGGGGCCGGATCCATCCGCCCGTCGAAGTACCCGAGACGGGTACCCGCAACGAGAAGACGTCCGTCATGACGCAAGCGCTGGCCGACGCCTTCGCCACCGGCATCGCCGAGCACCCGGAGGACTGGCACATGCTGCAACGGCTGTGGCTCGCCGACCTCGAGCCGCGTCAGGAGTCCTCGTGA
- the pgsA gene encoding phosphatidylinositol phosphate synthase, which translates to MLNKYARAFFTRVLTPLAAFLLRRGVSPDAVTLIGTAGVMAGALVFFPRGEFFWGTIVITLFVFSDLVDGNMARQAGVSSRWGAFLDSTLDRVADSAIFGGIALWYAGTGNDNILCAVAIFCLASGQVVSYTKARGESIGLPVAVNGLVERAERLVITLVAAGLAGLHNFGVPGVDVLLPIALWVVAVGSLVTLGQRVVTVRRESAEADTEAGSGATS; encoded by the coding sequence ATGCTGAACAAGTACGCGCGTGCATTCTTTACGCGTGTCCTCACACCGCTCGCCGCATTTCTCCTCCGACGCGGGGTGAGCCCGGATGCGGTCACTCTCATCGGCACGGCCGGAGTGATGGCGGGCGCGCTGGTCTTCTTCCCCCGGGGAGAGTTCTTCTGGGGCACGATCGTCATCACGCTGTTCGTCTTCTCCGACCTCGTCGACGGCAATATGGCGCGGCAGGCAGGGGTTTCGAGCCGCTGGGGCGCCTTCCTGGACTCGACGCTCGACCGGGTCGCCGACTCCGCGATTTTCGGCGGGATCGCACTCTGGTACGCGGGCACGGGCAACGACAACATCCTGTGCGCCGTCGCCATCTTCTGCCTGGCCAGCGGCCAGGTCGTCTCGTACACGAAGGCGCGCGGCGAATCGATCGGCCTGCCGGTGGCCGTCAACGGTCTGGTGGAGCGGGCCGAGCGGCTCGTCATCACGCTCGTCGCCGCGGGGCTGGCCGGGCTGCACAACTTCGGCGTTCCCGGGGTCGACGTGCTGCTGCCGATCGCGCTTTGGGTCGTCGCCGTGGGCAGCCTGGTGACGCTGGGGCAGCGGGTCGTGACCGTACGCCGCGAGTCGGCCGAGGCCGACACCGAGGCGGGAAGCGGGGCGACGTCGTGA
- a CDS encoding elongation factor G-like protein EF-G2 has product MGDKANAHPGAAGRATAADRPSSVRNVVLVGPSGSGKTTLAEALALAAGAVNRAGRVEDGATVSDYDEIEHRQGRSVQLSLVPVEWGGIKINLLDTPGYADFVGELRAGLRAADAALFVVSASDGVDGATRAVWEECAAVGMPRAIVFTHLEAARSDFDEMTRLCAETFGGDDPDAVLPLYLPLYGPQGPDGHAPVKGLVGLLSQRIFDYSSGERKEVPAEQDQLPRIETARSRLIEGIIAESEDETLMDRYLDGEEIDYKTLVEDLERAVARGTFHPVLAAAPAAEGSREGIGTIELLELVTGGFPTPSEHEAPAVTTPEGSPRPQITCDPDGPLVAEVVKTASDPYVGRVSLVRVFSGTLRPDETVHVSGHGLTDRGHEDHDVDERIGALSSPFGKQQRTLSQAIAGDIASVAKLMRAETGDTLSAKDDPLLMEPWAMPDPLLPLAIQAHSKADEDKLSQGLSRLVAEDPTMRLEQNQDTRQLVLWCLGEAHRDVALERLRSRYGVQVDVVPYKVSLRETFGERAGGRGRHVKQSGGHGQYAICEIEVEPLPPGSGIEFVDKVVGGAVPRQFIPSVEKGVRAQAARGVAAGYPLVDVRVTLLDGKAHSVDSSDAAFQTAGALAMREAAAEAKIHLLEPVTEIVVMVPDHYVGPVMSDLSGRRGRVVGTEQAGPGRTLVRAEVPEIEIGRYAVDLRSISHGTGQFNRSYARHEPMPPQLAGKIREQAEKGS; this is encoded by the coding sequence ATGGGCGACAAGGCGAACGCACACCCCGGGGCCGCCGGCAGGGCAACAGCGGCCGACCGGCCCTCGTCCGTACGGAACGTAGTGCTGGTCGGCCCCAGCGGATCGGGAAAGACGACCCTGGCCGAGGCTCTCGCACTGGCGGCGGGAGCGGTCAACAGGGCGGGCCGGGTCGAGGACGGCGCGACCGTATCCGACTACGACGAGATCGAGCACCGGCAAGGACGGTCGGTCCAGCTCTCGCTGGTCCCCGTCGAATGGGGCGGCATCAAGATCAATCTCCTGGACACACCCGGATACGCCGATTTCGTCGGCGAGCTGCGGGCCGGTCTGCGTGCTGCGGACGCGGCCCTCTTCGTCGTCTCGGCGTCGGACGGTGTGGACGGCGCGACCAGGGCGGTGTGGGAGGAGTGTGCAGCGGTCGGTATGCCGCGGGCCATCGTCTTCACCCACCTCGAAGCGGCCAGGTCCGACTTCGACGAGATGACCCGGCTCTGCGCGGAGACGTTCGGGGGCGACGACCCCGACGCCGTACTGCCGCTCTATCTGCCGCTGTACGGGCCCCAGGGACCCGACGGGCACGCCCCCGTCAAGGGCCTCGTCGGCCTGCTCTCGCAGCGCATCTTCGACTACTCCTCCGGCGAGCGGAAGGAGGTGCCGGCCGAGCAGGACCAGCTGCCGCGCATCGAGACCGCCCGTAGCCGGCTCATCGAGGGGATCATCGCCGAGAGCGAGGACGAGACCCTCATGGACCGCTATCTCGACGGCGAGGAGATCGACTACAAGACCCTCGTCGAAGATCTGGAGAGGGCCGTCGCGCGCGGCACTTTCCACCCGGTCCTGGCGGCCGCCCCGGCGGCCGAGGGCTCCCGCGAGGGCATCGGCACGATCGAGCTCCTGGAGCTCGTCACGGGCGGCTTCCCGACCCCGTCCGAGCACGAGGCACCCGCGGTCACCACGCCGGAGGGCAGTCCGCGCCCGCAGATCACCTGCGATCCGGACGGGCCGCTGGTCGCCGAGGTCGTCAAGACCGCGTCCGACCCCTACGTCGGCCGGGTCAGCCTGGTGCGGGTGTTCTCCGGCACCCTCCGGCCGGACGAGACCGTACATGTGTCGGGGCACGGACTCACCGACCGCGGCCACGAGGACCACGACGTGGACGAGCGCATCGGCGCGCTCTCCTCGCCCTTCGGCAAACAGCAGCGCACCCTCAGCCAGGCAATCGCGGGCGACATCGCGTCCGTCGCGAAACTGATGCGCGCCGAGACCGGGGACACTCTGTCCGCCAAGGACGATCCGCTCCTGATGGAGCCCTGGGCCATGCCCGACCCGCTCCTGCCGCTCGCCATCCAGGCGCACAGCAAGGCGGACGAGGACAAGCTCTCCCAGGGCCTGTCGCGGCTGGTCGCGGAGGACCCGACGATGCGCCTGGAACAGAACCAGGACACCCGTCAGCTGGTCCTCTGGTGCCTGGGCGAGGCCCACCGGGACGTGGCGCTGGAGCGCCTGCGCAGCCGTTACGGGGTCCAGGTGGACGTCGTGCCGTACAAGGTGTCGCTGCGCGAGACCTTCGGCGAGAGGGCGGGCGGGCGCGGCCGCCATGTGAAGCAGTCCGGCGGCCACGGCCAGTACGCGATCTGCGAGATCGAGGTCGAACCACTGCCTCCGGGCTCCGGAATCGAGTTCGTCGACAAGGTCGTCGGCGGCGCGGTACCGCGCCAGTTCATCCCCTCCGTGGAGAAGGGCGTACGCGCCCAGGCGGCACGCGGCGTCGCGGCGGGCTACCCGCTCGTGGACGTACGCGTCACCCTCCTCGACGGAAAGGCGCATTCGGTCGACTCTTCCGACGCCGCGTTCCAGACGGCGGGCGCGCTGGCGATGCGGGAGGCTGCGGCCGAGGCGAAGATCCATCTGCTGGAGCCGGTCACGGAGATCGTGGTGATGGTGCCCGATCACTACGTCGGCCCGGTGATGAGCGATCTGTCGGGGCGGCGCGGCCGGGTGGTCGGCACGGAGCAGGCAGGACCGGGTCGTACGCTCGTACGGGCCGAGGTCCCCGAGATCGAAATCGGACGGTACGCCGTCGACCTCCGGTCGATCTCGCACGGCACCGGGCAATTCAACCGCTCGTACGCCCGCCACGAACCCATGCCGCCGCAGCTTGCGGGCAAGATCCGTGAACAGGCCGAAAAGGGGTCTTAG